From Helicobacter sp. MIT 05-5293, one genomic window encodes:
- the ffh gene encoding signal recognition particle protein gives MFDTLTHSFKGIVNKIRFADDEKSLQRACDELKKTLLRNDVYHKATKDIVQEVQTQTKLKGIGKQNFMQALKDSLTNILQSSKSYGISFSPTPPSVILMMGLQGSGKTTSSAKLALYLKQRGKKVLLVACDLHRLAAIEQLTQLAESIEVDIFTPSQASKPENAIQVAIDAKKKATDAHYDVMIIDSAGRLAIDEVLMNELLEIKKSVNAYECLYVADSLSGQDGIKTAGHFNDKIGIDGVILSKFDSDSKGGIALSIAYQIGVPLKFIGSGEKVADFDIFLPDRIVGRLMGAGDIASLAEKTASVMDQDEAKNIAKKLKKGQFGFEDFIAQIENMKKLGSMSSIASMIPGLGNMASALKNVDLEQSSEIKNIRAMVNSMTKKERENPDILNGSRRKRIAQGSGLEVSDINRIIKQFAQASKLAKKISQKGGMQDLMSMMNHLKIPK, from the coding sequence GTGTTTGACACTTTGACACATTCATTTAAGGGTATTGTTAATAAGATTCGATTTGCTGATGACGAAAAGTCTTTACAAAGAGCGTGTGATGAGCTCAAGAAGACGCTTTTAAGAAATGATGTTTATCATAAAGCGACTAAAGATATTGTGCAAGAAGTGCAGACTCAAACAAAACTTAAAGGCATTGGCAAGCAAAATTTTATGCAGGCTTTAAAGGATTCTTTAACCAATATCCTCCAGTCTTCTAAAAGTTATGGGATTAGCTTTTCGCCTACGCCACCTAGCGTGATTCTGATGATGGGTTTGCAAGGAAGCGGTAAAACGACTTCAAGTGCCAAGCTCGCATTATATTTGAAACAAAGAGGGAAAAAGGTTTTGCTTGTTGCTTGTGATTTACACCGACTTGCAGCTATTGAGCAGCTCACCCAGCTCGCAGAGAGTATAGAAGTCGATATTTTTACTCCTAGTCAAGCCTCAAAGCCTGAAAATGCTATACAAGTTGCCATAGATGCGAAGAAAAAAGCGACAGATGCACATTATGATGTGATGATTATTGATAGTGCAGGGCGGTTAGCGATTGATGAAGTGCTAATGAATGAGCTTTTGGAGATTAAAAAAAGTGTAAATGCTTATGAATGTTTGTATGTGGCAGATTCTCTAAGTGGGCAAGATGGTATCAAAACCGCAGGGCATTTTAATGATAAAATCGGTATTGATGGTGTGATTCTCTCAAAGTTTGATAGTGATAGTAAGGGTGGTATTGCCTTATCGATTGCGTATCAAATCGGTGTGCCATTGAAATTTATTGGGAGTGGCGAAAAGGTCGCTGATTTTGATATTTTCTTGCCCGATAGGATTGTCGGGAGACTTATGGGTGCGGGGGATATTGCTTCTCTTGCAGAGAAAACAGCAAGCGTAATGGATCAAGATGAAGCAAAAAATATTGCTAAAAAATTGAAAAAGGGACAATTTGGTTTTGAGGATTTTATCGCACAAATTGAAAATATGAAAAAGCTAGGCTCTATGAGCTCTATCGCTTCGATGATTCCCGGACTTGGAAATATGGCAAGTGCGCTCAAAAATGTGGATTTGGAACAATCCAGTGAGATAAAAAATATTCGTGCGATGGTCAATTCAATGACAAAAAAAGAACGCGAGAATCCAGATATACTCAATGGCTCTAGGCGTAAGCGTATCGCGCAAGGAAGCGGCTTGGAAGTGAGTGATATTAATCGTATTATTAAGCAATTTGCTCAAGCCTCTAAGCTTGCGAAGAAAATTTCCCAAAAGGGGGGAATGCAGGATTTAATGAGTATGATGAATCATCTTAAAATACCAAAATAA
- the fliW gene encoding flagellar assembly protein FliW codes for MTYELKMPILGFEDVTKIELEKIDETFSKIKSLDGKNGFEINLVNPFSLCDYAFTIPTADERLLDLDEKRGDKVEVYCVVVVQKPIENSIVNLLAPFVFNPANASALQVTTLPVAEYPQFSKVQPIREFLSKEVLETLKA; via the coding sequence ATGACTTACGAATTAAAAATGCCAATTTTGGGTTTTGAAGATGTTACGAAGATCGAACTAGAGAAAATCGATGAAACTTTTAGTAAAATTAAGAGTTTAGATGGCAAAAATGGTTTTGAGATTAACCTCGTCAATCCTTTTTCACTTTGTGATTATGCCTTTACTATTCCGACTGCAGATGAAAGATTGCTTGATTTGGACGAAAAAAGAGGCGACAAAGTAGAAGTTTATTGTGTAGTAGTTGTGCAAAAACCTATCGAAAATTCAATTGTAAATCTACTAGCACCTTTTGTGTTTAATCCTGCCAATGCTTCAGCCTTGCAAGTTACCACACTTCCTGTAGCTGAATATCCACAATTTAGCAAAGTGCAACCCATTAGAGAGTTTTTATCTAAAGAAGTGCTTGAGACATTGAAAGCATAA
- a CDS encoding valine--tRNA ligase, with protein MNECAKENTKKSYNHNIIESKFYDICEKRGYFEIEGNQALWRDNQTFCIMMPPPNVTGVLHIGHALTFSLQDIITRYKRMNGYKTLYQPGLDHAGIATQNVVEKQLLAQGIKKEDLGREQFLQKVWAWKEQSGGQILQQMRHLGITPAWSRLRFTMDKGLQNAVKKAFVQWYNQGLIVQDYYMVNWCTHDGALSDIEVEYEENQGKLYHLRYPIKDSNECVIVATTRPETYFGDTAVMIHPEDSRYTHLIGKSVILPLLNREIPIIADSHVDKEFGTGCVKVTPAHDMNDYEVGKRHQLPFITIFDEKGILNEYAGEFKGYERLEARELIVKKLQKEGFVEKIEDYTNQVGKCYRCGNVVEPYISKQWFVKKEVAQNAIKRVNEGETRFYPAQWLNNYNAWMRELKDWCISRQLWWGHRIPVWYCECGEKIASEKDFPSCPKCHKEIQKQDEDVLDTWFSSGLWAFSTLGWGNEGETSAFYRSDDVKDFYPNTLLITGFDILFFWVARMLLSGESLLHELPFKHIYLHALVRDEKGQKMSKSKGNVIDPLEMIKQYGADALRFTLAILCAQGRDVKLSSQQLEISKNFTNKLYNAASFLMLYFEQLNQTPQKGFKNLEDISFQTPLGKYMLLRFNQATNEVHQAINHYRFNDGASILYRFLWGEFCDWGIELAKASKDSIFELGAIFKASMKLLHPYMPFITDALWHQLDGTEIEESDSIMIMPYPQAQTIESHKIEQDFIIIQDAIVSLRRLKATLELGNAPIQKAFVKLNDSVSSELLEQFVCKLAKIENLQIIQNKPQNCVCDVGEYTESYIQLEGIDLSAIISRLNAQSQKLQKEIAKLQGMLNNENFVKNAPKAVLEQNQNALQSAQSKFDKIQLELSVLSPKES; from the coding sequence ATGAATGAGTGTGCAAAAGAAAACACAAAAAAGAGCTACAATCACAATATCATAGAATCAAAATTCTATGACATCTGTGAAAAACGCGGTTATTTTGAAATCGAGGGTAATCAAGCCCTTTGGCGAGACAATCAAACATTCTGTATCATGATGCCTCCACCCAATGTTACAGGTGTGCTACACATTGGGCATGCTCTTACTTTTAGTTTGCAAGACATTATCACTCGATATAAGCGTATGAATGGTTACAAAACACTTTATCAGCCCGGTTTGGATCATGCAGGGATTGCCACACAAAATGTCGTAGAAAAACAGCTCCTTGCACAAGGAATCAAAAAAGAAGACTTAGGCAGGGAGCAATTTTTACAAAAAGTATGGGCGTGGAAAGAACAAAGTGGCGGACAAATCCTGCAACAAATGCGTCATCTTGGTATTACTCCTGCTTGGTCAAGGCTGCGATTCACTATGGACAAAGGTTTGCAAAATGCTGTCAAAAAAGCATTTGTGCAATGGTATAATCAAGGGCTTATCGTGCAAGATTATTATATGGTCAATTGGTGCACACACGATGGCGCACTTTCAGACATTGAAGTAGAATACGAAGAAAATCAAGGCAAACTCTATCATTTGCGCTACCCAATCAAAGATTCTAATGAATGTGTGATTGTAGCGACTACACGCCCAGAAACATATTTTGGCGACACTGCCGTGATGATACACCCCGAAGATTCTCGCTACACACATCTTATAGGCAAAAGTGTCATCTTGCCTTTGCTTAATCGCGAGATTCCCATCATCGCAGATTCTCATGTGGATAAAGAATTTGGCACAGGTTGCGTGAAAGTAACACCTGCACACGATATGAATGACTATGAAGTTGGCAAACGACATCAGCTTCCTTTTATTACAATTTTTGATGAAAAAGGGATTCTCAACGAATATGCAGGAGAATTTAAGGGTTATGAGCGTTTGGAAGCGCGCGAACTCATTGTAAAAAAATTACAAAAAGAGGGATTTGTCGAAAAAATTGAAGACTATACCAACCAAGTAGGCAAATGTTATCGTTGCGGTAATGTCGTTGAGCCTTATATCTCCAAACAATGGTTTGTCAAAAAAGAAGTCGCTCAAAATGCAATCAAGCGCGTTAATGAGGGTGAGACGAGATTCTATCCCGCTCAATGGCTCAATAACTATAATGCGTGGATGCGAGAACTCAAAGATTGGTGTATCTCACGACAACTTTGGTGGGGACACAGAATCCCAGTGTGGTATTGTGAATGTGGAGAAAAAATCGCAAGTGAAAAAGACTTCCCCTCTTGCCCAAAATGCCATAAAGAGATACAAAAACAAGATGAAGATGTGCTTGATACTTGGTTTAGCTCTGGGCTTTGGGCTTTTAGCACTCTAGGTTGGGGTAATGAAGGTGAAACATCTGCATTTTATCGCTCCGATGATGTGAAAGATTTTTACCCCAATACGCTCCTCATCACAGGCTTTGACATTTTATTTTTCTGGGTAGCGCGTATGCTTTTAAGTGGAGAATCGCTTTTGCACGAACTTCCCTTTAAACATATTTATCTCCATGCTTTAGTGCGAGACGAAAAAGGGCAAAAGATGAGTAAAAGCAAGGGGAATGTGATTGATCCGCTTGAGATGATTAAGCAGTATGGTGCAGATGCGTTGCGCTTTACTCTTGCGATTCTGTGTGCGCAAGGTCGTGATGTCAAACTCTCCTCTCAACAACTTGAAATCTCCAAAAACTTCACCAACAAACTCTATAATGCCGCATCGTTTTTGATGCTCTACTTTGAGCAGCTTAACCAAACGCCACAAAAAGGATTTAAGAATCTTGAGGATATTTCATTCCAAACGCCACTAGGAAAATATATGTTACTTCGTTTTAATCAAGCTACTAATGAAGTGCATCAGGCTATCAACCATTATCGATTTAATGACGGGGCAAGTATTCTTTATCGCTTCTTATGGGGAGAATTTTGCGATTGGGGTATCGAATTAGCCAAAGCAAGCAAAGATTCTATCTTTGAGCTGGGGGCAATATTTAAAGCATCAATGAAGCTTTTACACCCCTATATGCCTTTTATCACAGACGCATTATGGCATCAGCTTGATGGCACAGAGATTGAAGAAAGCGATTCTATTATGATTATGCCCTATCCACAAGCACAGACAATAGAATCTCATAAAATCGAACAAGATTTTATCATTATTCAAGATGCGATTGTCTCTCTGCGCCGCCTTAAAGCAACTTTGGAGCTAGGAAATGCACCTATTCAAAAAGCTTTTGTTAAGCTTAATGATTCTGTATCTAGCGAGCTTTTAGAACAATTCGTATGCAAACTTGCTAAAATTGAGAATCTCCAAATCATACAAAATAAACCTCAAAATTGCGTGTGCGATGTAGGTGAATACACAGAGAGTTACATTCAGCTTGAAGGCATTGACTTGAGTGCTATCATCTCACGACTAAATGCTCAAAGCCAAAAACTTCAAAAAGAAATTGCAAAACTTCAAGGAATGCTTAACAATGAAAATTTTGTCAAAAATGCGCCCAAAGCAGTATTAGAACAGAATCAAAACGCCCTTCAATCTGCCCAAAGCAAATTTGATAAGATTCAACTTGAGCTTTCAGTGCTTAGCCCCAAAGAATCATAA
- a CDS encoding 6-hydroxymethylpterin diphosphokinase MptE-like protein yields the protein MSDISLLEIIHSRQLHLLDSWSARNYALNMSFFASLNPKLFEELKNPPTQYNLYLEGENLNIIDICNHSFVYPIINGHHQMIEQNIQLAQNPLNNQLYTLHTNHLALQKLDEQKIPYTAKICNEMIDIMMQEYGGQNRFHLPQHFLPNMTLFGLLGGMFLEFLLEEGYFFHSLLLFEQELDLFRISLYFVNYPKLFEQVSEHSCYIFVKDLLHKELVQNYFTHKKITNNFLRLELQLYDSPKIDRVREHIAESYAINARGWGSFDDEMIGVKNTFANLGNDAHRLKYPILHQPKRVNIPVCVVGNGASLDALLPFIKANLDNMIVLSCGTALKPLKNAGIEPDFHIEIERIDYLKDVLESAPLGDTTLLCGNMVQPNAIEISKEAYIFMRGGSASSYFGKPSSVIEFAAPYVGNAGFALACLLSEEVIVCGLDCGYIKGKTKHAKGSFYGEEDSEIPKNAYKVQGNGDYEVYADALFSLSSAMMSRAINVFKPHLVINLGDGAYIQGSKAVKPSAFDLREVDKQKFVKELKSCMNADKESVFAYYPKDAYLSEILAFKEQIIRALSSPVGGKRALFERIDLIHKISLKQSSQNPFVGVLFEGSISHILHSLMVCALHIPRDDISGFYQRCVECIMLGLNQMTMNYRMVSFSVQQL from the coding sequence GTGAGTGATATTAGCCTTTTAGAGATTATCCATTCGCGACAGCTTCATCTTTTGGATTCTTGGAGTGCGCGAAATTATGCTTTGAATATGAGCTTTTTTGCATCACTTAATCCAAAACTTTTTGAAGAGCTTAAGAATCCTCCTACACAATATAATCTTTACCTTGAAGGTGAGAATCTTAATATCATTGATATATGCAATCACAGCTTTGTCTATCCTATTATCAATGGGCATCATCAAATGATTGAGCAAAATATCCAACTTGCTCAAAATCCGCTCAATAATCAGCTTTATACGCTTCACACCAATCATCTAGCACTTCAAAAGCTTGATGAACAAAAAATTCCCTACACTGCCAAAATTTGTAATGAAATGATTGATATTATGATGCAAGAATATGGCGGACAGAATCGTTTTCATCTGCCCCAGCATTTTTTGCCTAATATGACACTTTTTGGGCTTTTGGGCGGTATGTTTTTGGAATTTTTACTTGAAGAGGGATATTTTTTTCACTCTCTTTTGCTTTTTGAGCAAGAGTTGGATTTGTTTCGTATTTCGCTTTATTTTGTGAATTATCCTAAGCTGTTTGAGCAAGTCTCCGAGCATTCATGCTATATTTTTGTGAAAGATTTATTGCACAAAGAATTGGTGCAAAATTATTTTACTCACAAAAAAATCACGAATAACTTTTTACGATTAGAATTGCAGCTTTATGACAGCCCCAAAATTGATCGTGTGCGGGAACATATTGCAGAATCTTATGCGATTAATGCGCGGGGTTGGGGGAGCTTTGATGATGAAATGATTGGTGTGAAAAATACTTTTGCAAATCTTGGCAATGATGCGCATCGGCTCAAGTATCCCATCTTGCACCAACCTAAACGCGTTAATATTCCTGTTTGTGTCGTGGGAAATGGTGCGAGTCTTGATGCGTTATTACCTTTTATCAAGGCTAATCTTGATAATATGATTGTCTTGAGCTGTGGCACGGCACTAAAGCCTTTGAAAAATGCAGGTATTGAGCCAGATTTTCATATTGAAATCGAACGGATTGATTATCTTAAAGATGTTTTAGAATCTGCACCTTTGGGTGATACTACGCTTTTGTGTGGTAATATGGTGCAGCCTAATGCTATAGAGATTAGCAAGGAAGCTTATATCTTTATGAGAGGCGGGAGCGCGAGTTCGTATTTTGGAAAACCTTCAAGCGTGATTGAATTTGCCGCTCCTTATGTGGGGAATGCAGGCTTTGCTTTGGCGTGTTTATTAAGCGAAGAAGTTATTGTTTGTGGGTTAGATTGTGGCTATATCAAAGGGAAAACAAAGCATGCTAAGGGATCATTTTATGGAGAAGAAGATAGTGAGATTCCTAAAAATGCTTATAAGGTGCAAGGAAATGGGGATTATGAGGTGTATGCTGACGCGCTTTTTTCACTTTCAAGCGCAATGATGTCTCGGGCAATCAATGTCTTTAAACCTCATCTTGTGATTAATCTTGGTGATGGTGCGTATATACAAGGGAGCAAGGCAGTAAAGCCTAGTGCATTTGATTTGCGTGAAGTCGATAAACAGAAGTTTGTCAAAGAGCTTAAAAGTTGTATGAATGCGGATAAAGAATCTGTGTTTGCGTATTATCCTAAAGACGCGTATTTAAGTGAGATTCTTGCATTTAAAGAGCAAATTATTCGGGCTTTAAGCTCTCCTGTTGGTGGGAAAAGAGCATTGTTTGAGCGAATTGATTTAATCCATAAAATAAGCCTTAAGCAATCTTCGCAGAATCCTTTCGTGGGTGTGCTTTTTGAAGGCAGTATCTCGCATATTTTGCATTCGCTAATGGTGTGTGCGTTGCATATTCCTCGTGATGATATTAGTGGATTCTATCAACGATGTGTAGAGTGTATTATGCTAGGGCTTAATCAAATGACGATGAATTATCGAATGGTCAGTTTTAGCGTGCAGCAATTATAG
- the trmD gene encoding tRNA (guanosine(37)-N1)-methyltransferase TrmD: MKFCFLTLFPQLIESYFSDSILKRALEKGLIDFEILNIRDYAYDKYKKTDEPPISGGAGQVIKADVLGRALQDVKDTHIIFLSPCGKPFNNDDALRLSKKSRIAFVCGRYEGFDERVIECFGDEVMSVGDFIVTGGELPALMMCDSIARQIKGVLGNEDSLKQESFEDFLLEAPNFAKISSKNTIFFTPPSEYSKGNHSKIADLKKCLAICKTKYFRPDLYQKYRTIVHQQKIKEKGKK; this comes from the coding sequence TTGAAATTTTGTTTTTTGACACTTTTCCCCCAACTTATAGAATCTTATTTTTCTGATTCTATCCTTAAACGCGCTTTGGAAAAAGGATTGATTGATTTTGAGATTCTTAATATTCGTGATTATGCGTATGATAAATATAAAAAAACTGATGAGCCACCAATAAGCGGTGGTGCAGGGCAAGTCATAAAAGCTGATGTGCTAGGCAGAGCATTGCAAGATGTAAAAGATACTCATATTATTTTTTTAAGTCCTTGTGGCAAACCTTTTAATAATGATGACGCATTGAGATTAAGCAAGAAATCACGCATAGCATTCGTTTGCGGACGCTATGAGGGTTTTGATGAACGAGTGATTGAGTGCTTTGGCGATGAGGTGATGAGCGTGGGAGATTTTATTGTTACAGGTGGAGAGCTCCCTGCGCTTATGATGTGCGATAGTATTGCGCGACAGATTAAGGGTGTGCTTGGAAACGAAGATTCTTTGAAACAAGAAAGCTTTGAGGATTTTTTACTCGAAGCACCTAATTTTGCTAAAATTTCTAGTAAAAATACTATATTTTTTACTCCACCTTCAGAGTATTCAAAGGGAAATCATAGTAAAATTGCCGACTTAAAAAAATGTTTGGCGATTTGTAAGACAAAATATTTTAGACCAGATTTGTATCAAAAATATCGCACAATCGTTCATCAACAAAAGATCAAAGAAAAGGGCAAAAAATGA
- a CDS encoding rhodanese-like domain-containing protein has translation MKKFLICCIAVWLCIGCSEKQQSKESKYLALVAAVESLEKGNSTTNITSRLDDAQALILRSKFSGYKLISPQELNKNNDEFVIIASLPRGIYNLGLIPHAKFFEFAQSPSLNEDGSDWNWSADGLERNQEDFLSLLGENKQAKIVFYDNGDDILSPVGSAHLGLIWAKHLGYENLYRLIGGFGAWKDSGLPTTTEVPECCQM, from the coding sequence ATGAAAAAATTTTTGATATGCTGCATTGCAGTATGGTTATGTATAGGATGTAGCGAAAAACAGCAAAGCAAAGAAAGCAAATATCTTGCGCTTGTTGCAGCAGTAGAAAGCTTAGAAAAAGGTAATTCTACCACCAACATTACATCAAGACTTGATGACGCTCAAGCATTAATACTTCGCTCAAAATTTTCAGGTTACAAGCTTATCAGCCCTCAAGAATTAAATAAAAATAATGATGAATTTGTGATTATTGCTTCACTTCCTCGTGGTATCTACAATCTAGGATTAATCCCTCATGCTAAATTTTTTGAATTTGCTCAAAGCCCATCTCTTAATGAAGATGGCAGTGATTGGAATTGGTCAGCTGATGGCTTAGAAAGAAACCAAGAAGATTTTTTAAGCCTCTTAGGTGAAAACAAGCAGGCAAAAATTGTTTTTTACGATAATGGTGATGACATTTTATCGCCTGTAGGAAGTGCTCATTTAGGCTTAATTTGGGCAAAACATTTAGGATATGAGAATCTGTATCGACTTATTGGTGGATTTGGTGCTTGGAAAGATAGCGGACTTCCTACAACGACAGAAGTCCCAGAATGTTGCCAAATGTAA
- a CDS encoding KH domain-containing protein, with the protein MVEDFIKEYVKKIVIRPEAIDIQTQDLEDDTREITIFADAEDVGRLIGRDGKMVGSLKTFISGTKAKDGRNYKIIVQAH; encoded by the coding sequence ATGGTTGAAGATTTTATTAAAGAATACGTCAAAAAAATCGTTATTCGACCTGAAGCGATAGATATTCAAACACAAGATTTAGAAGACGATACCCGAGAAATTACTATATTTGCTGATGCGGAAGATGTAGGGCGATTGATCGGACGCGATGGCAAAATGGTTGGTTCTCTCAAGACATTTATTTCTGGCACTAAAGCCAAAGATGGCAGAAATTACAAAATTATCGTTCAAGCTCATTAA
- the rimM gene encoding ribosome maturation factor RimM (Essential for efficient processing of 16S rRNA), with translation MPIPHHSSLKLLQVARIGRLVGIRGGLKLHIMSDFPYIFVPQALFHTKSSFVKELRIQHYDATKKLVIFEGFTSRESAAKLVNVDLYSTLEESRQMCKLRENEYLWEEIIGVNVQEEGENLGIVCQIERIGALDYLIIDTHQALIEQGMPRSFLIPNIDQYIIELSPQGIYTRNAKSLLEMS, from the coding sequence ATGCCCATTCCTCATCATTCATCTCTCAAGCTTTTACAAGTTGCTAGAATCGGTCGTTTGGTTGGTATTCGTGGAGGTTTGAAGCTTCATATTATGAGTGATTTTCCTTATATCTTTGTGCCACAAGCTTTGTTCCATACCAAATCTTCTTTTGTTAAAGAATTGAGAATCCAACATTATGACGCAACAAAAAAGCTTGTTATTTTTGAGGGTTTTACTTCACGAGAATCTGCAGCAAAGCTTGTAAATGTGGATTTGTATTCGACTTTAGAAGAAAGCAGACAAATGTGCAAACTTCGTGAAAATGAATATTTATGGGAAGAGATTATTGGCGTGAATGTGCAAGAAGAAGGCGAGAATCTAGGCATTGTTTGTCAAATTGAGCGTATAGGGGCGTTGGATTATCTGATTATTGATACACATCAAGCATTGATTGAACAAGGAATGCCACGAAGTTTTTTGATTCCCAATATTGATCAATATATCATTGAGCTTTCGCCACAAGGCATATATACGCGTAATGCAAAGTCTTTGCTTGAAATGAGTTAG
- a CDS encoding Fur family transcriptional regulator: MISFEQELRDKHLKITPQRMVMLRQISDNGHMSIEELHEQIKSIYPSISLATIYKNINALCEANILREIKAPTQKQKYELSSDRHIHVACEKCGKLEDIKIDTSSLQNGCANLSGYQIYDVSAVFIGVCPECKAKSSAC; the protein is encoded by the coding sequence ATGATAAGTTTTGAACAAGAATTGCGTGATAAACATCTCAAAATCACGCCTCAAAGAATGGTAATGCTTCGCCAAATTAGCGATAATGGGCATATGAGTATTGAGGAATTGCACGAACAAATCAAGTCTATCTATCCCTCTATCTCACTTGCTACAATTTACAAAAATATCAATGCTTTATGTGAAGCTAATATCTTGCGAGAGATTAAAGCCCCCACACAAAAGCAAAAATACGAGCTTAGCAGCGACAGACATATCCATGTCGCTTGTGAAAAATGCGGCAAACTGGAAGATATTAAAATCGACACAAGTTCATTGCAAAATGGCTGTGCGAATCTAAGCGGTTATCAAATCTATGATGTATCCGCAGTATTTATTGGCGTTTGCCCAGAATGCAAGGCAAAAAGTAGTGCTTGTTAA
- the rplS gene encoding 50S ribosomal protein L19 produces MRNRYIQSFHQKQIGDKKVPNFKAGDTVRLGIKIQEGDKSRIQHYEGVCIAIHGNGVDKTFTVRKMGANNIGVEKTFPLYSASLDSIEVLRIGRVRRAKLYYLRNRRGKAARIKELRK; encoded by the coding sequence ATGAGAAATCGATATATTCAAAGCTTTCATCAAAAGCAAATTGGAGACAAGAAAGTTCCTAATTTTAAAGCTGGGGATACTGTGCGATTGGGTATTAAGATTCAAGAAGGAGACAAGAGTCGTATCCAACACTATGAAGGTGTGTGTATTGCCATTCATGGCAATGGTGTGGATAAGACATTTACCGTGCGCAAAATGGGTGCAAACAATATCGGTGTAGAAAAAACTTTCCCTCTTTATAGTGCGAGTCTTGATAGCATTGAGGTTTTGCGTATCGGACGCGTAAGACGCGCAAAGCTTTATTATTTGAGAAATCGAAGAGGTAAAGCCGCAAGAATCAAAGAGCTTCGCAAGTAA
- the rpsP gene encoding 30S ribosomal protein S16 — MATVIRLTKMGRKKKPFYRIVVTDSRKRRDGGWIESIGFYNPLTEPATIKFDAQRLEYWKSVGAKMSERVAKLTSK, encoded by the coding sequence ATGGCAACAGTGATACGATTAACAAAAATGGGACGCAAGAAAAAACCTTTTTATCGCATTGTAGTAACAGATTCACGCAAGAGAAGAGATGGCGGTTGGATAGAATCTATTGGTTTTTACAATCCTCTTACAGAGCCTGCTACGATTAAATTTGATGCTCAAAGACTTGAATATTGGAAAAGCGTAGGTGCAAAAATGAGCGAACGGGTTGCAAAATTAACATCAAAATAA